In one window of Cellulophaga sp. HaHa_2_95 DNA:
- a CDS encoding asparagine synthetase B, which produces MSKYFWTLLFFTCSFKIFASAILIPMDAESQKDHLKAYGITYWILAKQQKVQWLLNYRGGSFLLPDGEAIRKECQIRGVSFEVISDSEANAILEDISSPSKNQEAVILEKAPKIAVYTPSGTLPWDDAVTMVLTYAEIPYETVYDEEVLEDGLALFDWLHLHHEDFTGQYGKFYAAYKAAPWYLQSKKDAEALASKLGYRKVSEEKRAVALKIRNYVIGGGFMFAMCSATDSFDIALSASDDVDICETMFDGDPSEANYQAKLDFEKTFAFDNFTLERNPLVYEFSSIDMTTKRAITKESDYFSLMDFSAKWDPIPTMLCQNHTSLVKGFMGQTTSFERSEIKPTVLVLGENKVNGEARYIHGIKGKGFFTFYGGHDPEDYQHRVGDPKTELELHPSSPGYRLILNNVLFPAAKKKKQKT; this is translated from the coding sequence ATGTCTAAATACTTTTGGACGCTTCTTTTTTTTACATGCTCCTTCAAGATTTTTGCCTCTGCAATTCTAATTCCTATGGATGCAGAATCACAGAAAGATCACTTAAAAGCATACGGAATTACGTATTGGATTCTGGCAAAGCAACAAAAGGTGCAATGGCTATTAAATTATAGAGGAGGTTCTTTTTTATTACCAGATGGAGAGGCTATCCGAAAAGAATGCCAAATTCGCGGTGTTTCTTTTGAGGTCATATCAGATAGTGAAGCAAATGCAATTTTAGAAGATATATCAAGTCCATCTAAAAACCAAGAAGCAGTTATATTAGAGAAAGCACCAAAAATAGCGGTATATACTCCTAGTGGAACATTACCATGGGATGATGCCGTAACTATGGTACTTACCTATGCTGAAATTCCCTATGAAACGGTTTACGATGAAGAGGTATTAGAAGATGGCTTAGCTTTATTTGATTGGTTGCATTTGCACCATGAAGATTTTACAGGGCAATACGGGAAATTTTATGCAGCTTATAAAGCCGCACCTTGGTATCTACAGAGCAAAAAAGATGCAGAAGCATTAGCTTCAAAACTTGGGTATCGTAAAGTTTCTGAAGAAAAAAGAGCTGTGGCCCTAAAGATTAGAAATTATGTGATTGGAGGCGGATTCATGTTTGCCATGTGTTCTGCTACCGATAGTTTTGATATTGCTTTGTCTGCTTCAGATGATGTAGATATATGTGAGACTATGTTTGATGGTGATCCTTCAGAAGCTAACTACCAAGCTAAATTAGATTTTGAAAAAACATTTGCCTTTGACAATTTTACGTTAGAAAGGAATCCATTAGTTTATGAGTTTTCATCTATAGATATGACTACTAAAAGAGCCATTACAAAGGAGAGTGATTATTTTTCTTTGATGGATTTTTCTGCTAAATGGGATCCAATACCCACCATGCTTTGTCAGAACCATACTAGTCTGGTAAAAGGATTCATGGGGCAAACAACTTCTTTTGAACGTTCAGAGATAAAACCTACCGTGTTGGTATTGGGGGAAAATAAAGTAAATGGAGAAGCACGGTACATTCATGGTATCAAAGGGAAAGGTTTTTTTACCTTCTATGGTGGGCATGATCCTGAAGATTATCAGCATAGAGTTGGAGACCCAAAAACGGAATTGGAATTGCATCCGTCCTCTCCAGGGTATCGCCTTATATTAAATAATGTATTATTTCCTGCAGCAAAGAAGAAAAAACAAAAAACTTAA
- the fabF gene encoding beta-ketoacyl-ACP synthase II, which yields MKRVVITGLGALTPIGNSVGTFWENAINGQSGASKITKFDTSLFKTKFAAELKDFDPKKYLDRNQIKRSDLFTQYALYSVAEAMEDSGLDTSTMSPFDIGVIWGTGQGGMQTFEDEVKNYVESDKNPRFSPFFIPKLLSNMASGLIAMKYGLMGINYTAVSACASSSSAIMDAFNYIRLNKAKVMVTGGSESPITEASIGGFNAMKALSTANDHAEGASRPFDVDRSGFVMGEGAGALILEEYEHAKKRGATIYAEIVGAAMTDDAYHISATHPEGLGAIKAMQLAMEEANINPEAINYLNTHATSTPVGDISEVKAVATTFDNRFDQLKISATKSMTGHLLGAAGAIEAILAIKAIQHNTIPPTINTTTLDPEIPAGMPIVTKEAIPHNVTIAMSNTFGFGGHNATTIFKKI from the coding sequence ATGAAAAGAGTCGTCATTACCGGTTTAGGAGCATTAACTCCAATAGGAAACTCTGTAGGCACATTTTGGGAAAATGCTATCAACGGACAAAGTGGTGCATCAAAAATTACCAAATTTGATACCTCCTTATTCAAAACAAAATTTGCTGCCGAACTTAAAGATTTTGATCCTAAAAAGTATTTAGATCGCAATCAAATAAAAAGAAGTGACCTTTTTACGCAGTACGCCTTGTATAGTGTTGCGGAAGCTATGGAAGATAGTGGCCTAGATACAAGCACAATGTCTCCATTTGATATTGGTGTAATTTGGGGTACCGGTCAAGGAGGTATGCAAACTTTCGAGGATGAAGTTAAAAATTATGTAGAAAGTGATAAAAACCCACGCTTCAGTCCCTTTTTTATTCCCAAGCTATTATCTAATATGGCTTCTGGTTTAATAGCCATGAAATACGGTTTAATGGGTATTAATTATACGGCTGTTTCGGCCTGTGCATCTTCTAGTTCTGCAATTATGGACGCTTTTAATTACATCCGATTAAATAAAGCAAAAGTGATGGTTACCGGCGGCTCTGAATCTCCTATTACAGAAGCTTCTATTGGAGGCTTCAACGCCATGAAAGCTTTATCAACAGCTAATGATCACGCAGAAGGTGCGTCTAGACCGTTTGATGTGGACCGAAGTGGTTTTGTCATGGGTGAAGGTGCTGGAGCGCTAATCCTAGAAGAATACGAGCATGCAAAAAAACGTGGAGCTACCATCTATGCAGAAATTGTTGGTGCCGCAATGACGGATGATGCTTATCATATATCTGCAACACATCCGGAAGGCTTAGGGGCTATTAAAGCCATGCAATTAGCCATGGAGGAAGCCAACATAAATCCTGAAGCTATAAATTACTTAAATACTCATGCAACCTCTACTCCTGTTGGAGATATTAGTGAGGTTAAAGCTGTAGCGACTACTTTTGACAACCGTTTTGATCAGCTTAAAATAAGTGCTACAAAATCTATGACAGGTCATTTACTTGGTGCTGCTGGCGCAATAGAGGCCATTTTAGCAATAAAAGCTATCCAGCACAATACCATACCGCCTACTATTAACACCACAACATTAGATCCTGAAATTCCTGCAGGTATGCCAATTGTAACAAAAGAAGCTATACCGCATAATGTTACCATAGCCATGAGTAATACATTTGGTTTTGGTGGTCACAACGCGACAACAATTTTTAAAAAAATATAA
- a CDS encoding CHAP domain-containing protein, producing the protein MKKRSVLILGILILFTVGFFVSKKINLNSNFEVGQKIDDLNGVVVYYNGGVGNVAGREVTEDGYNLGLKYQCVEFVKRYYYQALNHKMPDSYGNAKDFFSKTLDDGGLNIKRNLNQFTNPSSSKPKVNDLVVYSGTLFNKYGHVAIISKVTEREVEIIQQNPGPFGESRETYDLIQEENKWLIDHSRIMGWLRK; encoded by the coding sequence TTGAAAAAGCGAAGTGTACTGATATTGGGAATATTAATTTTATTTACAGTAGGATTTTTTGTATCAAAGAAAATTAACCTGAACTCTAACTTTGAAGTTGGACAAAAAATTGACGATTTAAATGGCGTAGTGGTATATTATAATGGAGGCGTAGGAAATGTAGCTGGCCGTGAAGTAACCGAAGATGGCTATAATTTGGGGTTAAAATATCAATGTGTAGAATTTGTAAAAAGATACTATTACCAGGCATTGAATCATAAAATGCCCGACAGTTATGGCAATGCAAAAGATTTTTTTAGTAAAACATTGGATGATGGTGGCTTAAATATCAAGCGAAACCTAAATCAATTTACAAACCCAAGTAGTTCTAAGCCAAAAGTAAATGATTTGGTAGTGTACTCCGGAACCTTATTTAATAAATATGGCCATGTAGCTATTATTTCAAAGGTTACAGAACGCGAGGTTGAAATTATTCAGCAGAATCCAGGGCCTTTCGGAGAATCTAGAGAAACCTATGATCTTATTCAGGAGGAAAATAAATGGTTAATTGATCACAGCCGCATAATGGGCTGGTTGCGCAAGTAA
- a CDS encoding amidohydrolase → MPKQFKIFSTLLGLFLACVSCTSTLPKADLIVENAVIWTGNSAQSSAQAMAIKADTILALGTIADLQKYKGEHTVVKDMTGKFIMPGFIDAHVHLMMGGNALLSVELRDATTQQEFVKRIADYTKTLAPGAWVLEGNWDHTLWGGELPKKEWIDVFTSENPVVLYRLDGHMVLANSLALKIAGIDEHTPAIEGGEIVKDAHGIPTGILKDNAMNYLLAKIPPMTVPQKEKALKAAMTYLLSNGVTSVHDVDSIGTYPIAKKLKEANELSVRIYAINPLNHWDKRNDTFKNTDKWLKTGALKGFMDGSLGSHTAVFVADYSDKAGDRGFFINDKKDLKKWISKADKKGLQVLVHAIGDDANHVLLEIFETVGKENGPRDRRFRVEHAQHLLKEDISKFGSLDIVVSVQPYHAIDDGRWAEELIGAERIKTTYAFKSLIEENVTVAFGSDWPVAPASPILGIYAATTRRTLDHENPEGWIPEEKITVLQALNAYTKNAAFASFDEQEKGTLEVGKLADFVVLSDNLLKVTPAAIKNIEVLQTYVGGKLAYIKK, encoded by the coding sequence ATGCCAAAACAATTTAAGATATTTAGTACACTACTAGGATTGTTTTTGGCATGTGTCTCTTGTACGAGTACTCTACCTAAAGCGGATTTAATAGTAGAGAATGCTGTTATTTGGACCGGTAATAGCGCACAATCTTCTGCGCAGGCAATGGCAATTAAAGCCGACACAATTCTAGCCTTAGGCACTATAGCCGACCTTCAAAAATATAAAGGAGAGCATACAGTAGTAAAAGATATGACAGGTAAATTTATTATGCCTGGTTTTATTGATGCCCATGTACATTTAATGATGGGCGGTAACGCCTTATTGAGTGTAGAACTCAGAGATGCAACTACCCAACAAGAATTTGTAAAACGTATCGCAGATTATACCAAAACTTTAGCGCCTGGTGCTTGGGTCTTAGAAGGCAACTGGGATCATACCCTTTGGGGAGGAGAATTACCTAAAAAAGAATGGATTGATGTATTTACTTCAGAAAACCCAGTAGTTCTATATAGACTAGATGGTCATATGGTTTTGGCAAATTCTTTAGCCTTAAAAATTGCCGGCATAGATGAGCATACTCCAGCTATAGAAGGTGGCGAAATTGTTAAAGATGCGCATGGAATTCCTACCGGTATTTTGAAAGATAATGCCATGAATTATCTTTTGGCTAAGATTCCCCCAATGACGGTTCCTCAAAAAGAAAAGGCACTTAAAGCAGCGATGACTTATTTGTTGTCTAATGGTGTAACGTCTGTTCACGATGTAGATAGTATTGGTACTTATCCTATTGCTAAAAAATTAAAAGAGGCTAATGAGTTATCCGTGAGAATCTATGCAATTAACCCTTTAAATCATTGGGATAAACGTAATGATACGTTCAAGAATACAGATAAGTGGTTAAAGACGGGAGCATTAAAAGGTTTTATGGATGGCTCTTTAGGTTCTCATACCGCAGTTTTTGTTGCAGATTATTCAGACAAAGCTGGCGATAGAGGCTTTTTTATAAATGATAAAAAGGATTTGAAAAAATGGATTTCTAAAGCAGATAAAAAAGGATTACAAGTTTTGGTCCATGCTATAGGAGACGATGCCAATCATGTTTTATTAGAAATTTTTGAAACAGTAGGTAAAGAGAATGGTCCTAGAGACAGACGTTTTAGAGTAGAACATGCGCAGCATTTATTAAAGGAAGATATTTCTAAGTTTGGATCTTTAGATATTGTTGTTAGCGTACAACCCTACCATGCTATAGATGATGGTAGGTGGGCAGAAGAATTAATTGGTGCTGAACGTATCAAAACCACCTATGCTTTTAAATCTTTAATAGAGGAGAACGTAACTGTAGCTTTTGGTAGTGATTGGCCTGTTGCGCCGGCATCTCCTATTTTAGGAATTTATGCTGCTACCACTAGAAGAACTTTAGATCATGAAAATCCTGAGGGTTGGATTCCTGAAGAGAAGATTACGGTACTACAAGCCTTGAATGCCTATACAAAGAACGCCGCTTTTGCCTCTTTTGATGAGCAGGAGAAAGGAACATTAGAAGTGGGTAAACTAGCTGATTTTGTGGTGTTAAGTGATAATCTACTCAAGGTTACTCCCGCAGCTATTAAAAATATTGAGGTTTTACAAACCTATGTTGGTGGCAAATTGGCATACATAAAAAAATAG
- a CDS encoding haloacid dehalogenase type II yields the protein METKTRPKVLFFDVNESLLDLNVMKKSVGKALGDREDLLPLWFSTMLHYSLVTTLSDQFTDFSAIGAAALQMVAANNAITISEEDAKEVMTTFSALPPHPEVKEALTALKDAGYTLVSLTNSSTKGVESQFNNAGLTHFFDERLSVEAFGKYKPAKDVYTWAANKMGVAPKDCIMIAAHGWDIAGAIWAGWRGAFIARPGKQLYPLAPLPEINEPNLLLIAEKLIALKA from the coding sequence ATGGAAACTAAAACAAGACCTAAAGTATTATTCTTTGATGTAAATGAATCTCTTTTAGATTTAAACGTTATGAAAAAAAGCGTTGGTAAGGCATTAGGAGACAGAGAAGATTTATTACCACTGTGGTTTTCTACCATGTTGCATTATTCCCTTGTAACCACCCTTAGCGATCAATTTACAGATTTTAGTGCCATTGGAGCGGCAGCATTACAAATGGTAGCAGCTAATAATGCTATTACTATTTCAGAAGAAGATGCTAAAGAAGTAATGACCACCTTTAGCGCTTTACCTCCGCACCCTGAAGTAAAAGAAGCATTAACCGCATTAAAAGATGCAGGATATACACTTGTATCTTTGACTAATTCCTCTACAAAAGGAGTAGAAAGTCAGTTCAATAATGCAGGACTAACACATTTTTTTGATGAACGTTTGAGTGTTGAAGCGTTTGGAAAATACAAGCCTGCTAAGGATGTTTATACATGGGCTGCAAATAAAATGGGCGTAGCACCAAAAGATTGTATTATGATTGCCGCACATGGATGGGATATTGCAGGTGCAATATGGGCTGGATGGAGAGGTGCTTTTATCGCTAGACCCGGCAAACAATTATACCCTTTAGCACCACTTCCAGAAATAAATGAGCCTAATTTGTTATTGATTGCAGAAAAACTTATTGCACTTAAAGCATAA
- a CDS encoding DsbA family protein: protein MTEKIKIDVVSDVVCPWCAIGYKRLEQAISEMGIQDKISLEWQPFELNPSMPAEGQDLKEHITEKYGSTLEQQKESQERMTDFGAELGFKFDYFEGMRMANTFDAHVLLEYAKEQGLQTELKMRLMNDFFGAHQDVSKREILKIALEDVGLNTEEAFTALDNQELRKNVKSTERYWQELGVNSVPTIVFNRKSALTGAQPVAVYKQVLTELLEAK, encoded by the coding sequence ATGACAGAAAAAATTAAAATAGATGTAGTTTCAGATGTTGTTTGTCCATGGTGTGCCATCGGGTATAAACGTCTTGAGCAAGCCATTTCAGAAATGGGCATCCAAGATAAGATTAGCCTAGAATGGCAACCCTTTGAATTAAACCCTAGTATGCCTGCGGAAGGTCAAGATTTAAAAGAACATATTACAGAAAAATATGGTTCTACCCTAGAACAGCAAAAAGAATCACAAGAGCGCATGACCGATTTCGGCGCTGAGCTCGGTTTTAAATTTGATTATTTTGAAGGTATGCGTATGGCCAATACTTTTGATGCGCATGTACTTTTAGAATATGCTAAAGAGCAAGGACTGCAAACGGAGCTGAAAATGCGATTAATGAATGACTTTTTTGGAGCGCATCAAGATGTATCTAAAAGAGAGATTTTAAAAATAGCCCTAGAAGACGTTGGTTTAAATACTGAAGAAGCATTTACCGCTTTAGATAATCAGGAGCTGCGTAAAAATGTAAAATCTACAGAACGCTACTGGCAAGAATTGGGTGTCAACTCAGTTCCAACCATAGTCTTTAATAGAAAAAGTGCGCTTACTGGTGCACAACCTGTAGCGGTTTATAAACAAGTGCTAACAGAGCTTCTAGAAGCTAAATAA
- a CDS encoding EthD family reductase, with protein sequence MIKLTVLYPNTPELKFDKAYYIKEHGQLLKDLLGDAIISSDVNMGLSGAQPNTPAPYVVISNIIFESLNSFQESFGANAEKILGDLPNFSNVKPEVQISEIV encoded by the coding sequence ATGATAAAACTAACAGTACTTTATCCAAATACACCAGAACTAAAATTTGATAAGGCATATTATATTAAGGAACACGGACAATTGTTAAAAGATTTATTAGGAGATGCTATAATTTCTTCTGACGTAAATATGGGCTTATCTGGTGCCCAACCGAATACTCCTGCTCCTTATGTTGTAATTTCTAATATTATTTTTGAATCTTTGAACTCTTTTCAAGAGTCTTTTGGGGCCAATGCTGAAAAGATATTAGGTGATTTACCTAATTTTTCAAACGTGAAACCAGAAGTTCAGATCAGTGAAATTGTGTAA
- a CDS encoding TonB-dependent receptor domain-containing protein, translated as MRLFLLVTTFFTSYLGFSQTGDLSGVIRLEDNTPVINAHIKVIGTIHSAVTDFDGNYFIENLRYGTYNLLISTIEAHKKTISITIAQEKTSITTTVSRKTNELSEVVVNGQSKETKLETAGYAVNVIKTEEASIRNIQTNELLNTTVGVKIRQNGGLGSDVTYSLNGLSGSSIRIFINGIPSSTYGSSFNLNSIPPSMIKNIEVYKGVVPGHLADDALGGAINIVLHDEIKNHLNASVSYGSFNTLQSSVNGVYRFNKSGFTVKGSLFHNYSDNDYKVSGRSVLVTGIGGEQTPITARRFNDAYRSTGGMVHFGYTNVSWADQFFIGLTASDDYKEVQHGAFMTITPYKDRFLESDALLANLSYQKKNIFTKGLDVTINGLYGKRNRAVNDTVAWAYSWYGERAIDFRGNEYQYTWGSQQEGGPTLSKIKRKVAAIRTGLSYTIAENHKVLLNHVYNSIDREDSDALQSVLENTFIGTRDLHKNIFSLTYELNALDDQLKASVFGKHYQQKTISIDPEIEADEDGNDRVVDEIVTSTNAYQGYGFASSYAITPSITLLASAEKAIRLPDETEVFGNDGDNVVANPNIRPEISNNYNLGFRLGSFKVKKHEFTISTNLFTRNIKDRIGLPIETSLNVDDELIVYVNQGNAKSKGIDAQLNYSYNNNLGFNFNVSRFDLTTETAAGTEFDIPNTPFLTMNGSLRYSFKNFIQEKSNLNLFYTLYFTDEFSYLVSQGSNTVGDDFFKVPQQVAQDFGLSYAFPSSKFVVSFDVKNIFDKPVYDNLSVQKPGRAFYLKMNYTIDKL; from the coding sequence ATGCGTTTATTCCTTTTAGTCACTACATTTTTTACAAGTTATTTAGGGTTTTCCCAAACAGGGGATCTATCTGGAGTTATTAGATTAGAGGATAACACACCTGTAATTAATGCGCATATCAAAGTTATAGGTACAATTCACAGTGCCGTAACAGATTTTGATGGTAACTATTTTATTGAAAACCTAAGGTATGGCACGTATAACCTCCTTATATCTACTATAGAAGCACATAAAAAAACAATTTCTATTACCATAGCTCAAGAAAAAACTTCAATTACCACCACGGTCTCCAGAAAAACTAATGAACTGAGTGAAGTGGTTGTAAACGGCCAAAGCAAAGAGACAAAGTTAGAAACGGCAGGGTATGCCGTGAACGTTATCAAAACAGAAGAAGCCAGTATTCGAAACATTCAGACCAATGAATTATTAAATACAACTGTCGGGGTGAAAATTCGTCAAAATGGAGGTTTAGGCTCTGATGTAACTTACAGTCTAAATGGATTATCAGGTAGCTCTATAAGAATTTTTATAAATGGTATTCCTAGTTCCACTTATGGTTCTTCTTTTAATTTAAATAGCATCCCACCTTCCATGATTAAAAACATTGAGGTCTATAAAGGTGTGGTGCCTGGGCATTTAGCCGATGATGCTTTAGGTGGCGCCATCAACATTGTACTGCATGATGAGATTAAAAATCACCTTAATGCATCCGTCTCCTACGGTTCTTTCAATACATTACAATCAAGCGTCAATGGGGTATATCGTTTTAATAAATCAGGCTTTACCGTAAAAGGCTCCTTATTTCATAATTATTCTGATAATGACTATAAAGTATCTGGAAGAAGTGTTCTAGTTACAGGTATTGGAGGTGAACAAACACCTATAACCGCTAGAAGGTTTAATGATGCCTATAGATCTACAGGTGGAATGGTGCACTTTGGCTATACCAATGTATCCTGGGCCGATCAGTTTTTCATAGGATTAACAGCTTCTGATGATTATAAGGAGGTGCAACACGGTGCTTTTATGACCATCACTCCCTATAAAGATAGATTTCTAGAATCGGATGCCCTTCTGGCAAACCTAAGCTATCAAAAGAAAAACATTTTTACAAAAGGATTAGATGTAACTATAAATGGATTGTACGGAAAAAGAAACCGTGCGGTAAATGATACCGTAGCTTGGGCATATAGTTGGTACGGAGAACGAGCTATAGATTTTAGAGGGAACGAATATCAATATACTTGGGGTTCACAACAAGAGGGCGGCCCTACCCTATCGAAAATAAAAAGAAAAGTAGCGGCTATCAGAACTGGTTTATCTTATACTATTGCAGAGAACCACAAAGTTTTATTAAACCATGTGTACAATAGTATTGATAGAGAAGACAGTGATGCCTTACAATCCGTTTTAGAAAATACGTTTATAGGAACAAGAGATTTACATAAAAATATATTCTCTTTAACGTATGAATTAAATGCCCTTGATGACCAGTTAAAAGCAAGTGTATTTGGTAAACACTACCAGCAAAAAACAATTAGTATTGATCCCGAAATTGAAGCCGATGAAGATGGTAATGACAGGGTAGTTGATGAAATTGTAACTAGCACTAACGCCTACCAAGGTTATGGTTTCGCATCGTCTTATGCTATTACTCCTAGCATAACCCTATTAGCTTCTGCAGAAAAAGCCATTCGATTACCAGATGAAACGGAAGTATTCGGAAATGATGGCGACAATGTAGTTGCCAACCCAAATATACGACCGGAAATAAGTAACAATTATAATCTAGGTTTCCGTCTTGGAAGCTTTAAGGTAAAAAAACACGAGTTCACCATTTCGACAAATCTTTTTACAAGAAATATTAAAGATAGAATTGGTTTACCTATTGAAACTTCTCTTAATGTTGATGACGAATTAATCGTATATGTAAACCAAGGTAATGCAAAATCTAAAGGAATAGATGCTCAATTGAATTATAGCTATAATAACAATCTAGGGTTTAATTTTAATGTTTCTAGGTTTGATTTAACTACCGAAACAGCCGCAGGAACCGAATTTGATATTCCTAACACTCCGTTTTTAACTATGAATGGGAGTTTACGCTATTCTTTCAAAAATTTTATACAAGAAAAATCAAATCTAAACCTCTTCTACACCCTGTACTTTACTGATGAGTTTTCATACTTGGTATCACAAGGATCAAATACGGTGGGAGATGATTTTTTTAAAGTACCACAACAAGTGGCCCAAGACTTTGGTCTTAGCTATGCTTTTCCTAGCAGCAAATTTGTAGTGAGTTTTGATGTCAAAAATATTTTTGACAAACCGGTATATGACAACCTCTCCGTTCAAAAACCAGGAAGAGCCTTTTATTTGAAAATGAATTACACAATAGATAAATTATAA
- a CDS encoding L-dopachrome tautomerase-related protein has translation MKSILPLFLVVLLFISCKQSTKEPKEISVTTKAPEVTTVASFSGQQVTGVTVTTTGRIFVNFPRWRKGVINSVLELGKKTKEPFPNKEWNSWEIGDKVEAHKFVGVQSVVAFEDKLYVLDTRSPLFQEVVDAPRIFVFDLTTKALEHTYILTENAYHANSYINDLRVDKKNNKIYFTDSGNSGLVILDLKTETFDRVLDEHSSTAAEQGYLTFTDGKWMNTVHSDGIALDTKNDKLYYHALTGYSLYSIPTKALLSEDELDLEKAVTLEAKTSAPDGMIFDKNGNLYYADLENNKIMYREPNGSVHSLLEGDKVRWADTFSIYDNHLYYTNSRINEVTADISEMEFTVNRVYLPEK, from the coding sequence ATGAAATCTATTCTTCCTCTATTTTTAGTCGTTCTACTCTTTATTTCTTGTAAGCAAAGCACAAAGGAACCAAAGGAAATCTCCGTTACAACAAAAGCTCCTGAGGTTACAACAGTAGCGTCTTTTTCAGGGCAGCAAGTCACGGGAGTAACGGTAACTACTACTGGACGAATTTTCGTGAATTTTCCGAGATGGAGAAAAGGAGTTATTAATTCTGTCTTAGAACTAGGAAAAAAAACAAAAGAACCATTCCCTAATAAAGAATGGAACTCTTGGGAAATTGGAGATAAAGTAGAAGCGCATAAATTTGTTGGCGTGCAATCTGTTGTTGCCTTTGAAGATAAATTATATGTTTTGGACACTAGAAGTCCGCTTTTTCAAGAAGTCGTAGATGCACCTAGAATTTTTGTCTTTGATCTAACTACAAAGGCATTAGAACATACCTATATTTTAACTGAAAATGCATATCACGCTAATTCTTATATTAACGATTTACGCGTAGATAAAAAAAATAATAAAATCTATTTTACAGACTCTGGAAATTCTGGACTTGTTATCTTGGACTTAAAAACAGAAACCTTTGATAGAGTTTTGGATGAACATAGTTCTACAGCAGCAGAACAAGGTTATTTAACTTTTACCGATGGAAAATGGATGAATACCGTACATTCTGATGGTATTGCTTTAGATACAAAAAATGATAAATTATACTACCACGCACTTACTGGGTACAGTTTATACAGCATACCAACAAAAGCATTACTTAGTGAGGATGAACTTGATCTTGAAAAAGCAGTTACCTTAGAAGCTAAAACATCGGCTCCTGACGGGATGATTTTTGATAAAAATGGCAATCTTTATTATGCCGATTTAGAAAATAATAAAATCATGTATCGCGAACCAAATGGAAGTGTACATAGTTTGTTGGAGGGTGATAAAGTACGATGGGCTGATACCTTTAGTATTTACGACAACCATTTATACTACACGAATTCTAGAATAAATGAAGTAACAGCAGACATATCTGAGATGGAATTTACAGTAAACCGAGTATATTTACCAGAAAAATAA
- a CDS encoding SDR family oxidoreductase has translation MSYSIENKIALVTGANRGIGKAIVESLINHGAKKVYLAVRDLSSTKELEDKFGAKVVSIKADVSSTASINDLAKQATDVDIVVNNAGIGTPQATLGENVEKDFAQQLEVNAFGLLRVANSFADTLIENKGALVQLNSIASIKNFAHLSTYSASKAASYSLTQGLRTELGAKGVSVLSVHPGPIATDMGSAAGFDDGAATTVVSEGIISALKAGEFHLFPDEMARQVESAYQSFSDNVVLADFSA, from the coding sequence ATGAGTTATTCTATAGAAAATAAAATTGCCTTAGTCACAGGAGCGAACAGAGGAATAGGTAAAGCCATTGTAGAATCCCTAATAAATCATGGCGCTAAAAAAGTGTATTTGGCAGTACGTGACCTATCTTCCACTAAAGAACTGGAAGATAAATTTGGAGCAAAAGTTGTGTCTATTAAAGCCGATGTTTCTAGTACCGCCTCCATAAATGATTTAGCAAAACAAGCTACAGATGTTGATATTGTAGTAAATAATGCTGGCATAGGAACACCACAAGCAACACTTGGAGAAAACGTAGAAAAAGATTTCGCCCAACAATTAGAAGTAAATGCCTTTGGATTGTTACGTGTAGCAAATTCTTTTGCCGATACATTAATTGAAAATAAGGGCGCATTAGTTCAGTTAAACTCCATCGCCTCTATTAAAAATTTCGCACATTTATCTACTTATTCTGCTTCCAAAGCAGCTTCTTATTCTTTGACACAAGGACTGAGAACAGAACTAGGAGCAAAAGGAGTGTCAGTATTAAGCGTGCATCCTGGTCCTATTGCCACAGACATGGGTAGCGCAGCTGGTTTTGACGATGGTGCAGCTACAACCGTGGTATCAGAAGGCATTATTAGTGCATTAAAAGCAGGAGAATTTCACTTGTTTCCAGATGAAATGGCAAGGCAAGTAGAAAGTGCCTACCAAAGCTTTTCTGATAATGTGGTATTAGCAGATTTTTCAGCATAA